The window tggtcagagcaatttgaaccatttgaacttgaggaAGAAACATTTTAGGAAAAGGAACCGAGGAAAATGGAGAAGACTTGTCAGGAACATGGACTCCAGGTGAGTGGAAAAAGACGAGGGAAAAGAAGACGAtttgttgggcatggatgtgtgtgatgtccttaggttacttaggtttcagtaatcataagttctaggggacagatgacctccgatgttaagtcccatagtgttcagagccatttgttgggAAATTTTTCGATTGCGTACTACTGAAGAATGTTAAGAAATAAGTAGACAGATAAAACATGAAATGAACTAGTACTACAAAGAACAGATGATGAGAAGGAGTCTATGAAACATGCTTACAGAAAAGGGGGCAGGTCAATTAGTGGAACATCCGCTACAGCATCCAGAAATGGTTAACGTGGCGCTGGAAGGAAAAGTAGTAGCGAGAAAACAGCAGTGGTAGACCAATGCAAAAACAGATTATTGGGGATTCTTTACTTAGGGATGAGTAGATTAGCGTAAGATAGGACAATATGGAGGAAAACATCAGACCTGTCGAAGGATTGCAATGTCGTAAGCTTTCCGGGCGGATTAACTTGCGATACTCTTCCTGGCTTTGTACCAGAATCTACGAGCCAAGTTGACGATATTTCGACGGCCCACGTGGCCGTCATCTTCAGGCAAGACGCCACTGTTGCTCAGTCTCGTCGAACTGGGGCGCCAttatagaatgtgtgtgtgtgtgtgtgtgtatatgttggtTGTTTATGGACGCTCAACGGCGAGGATATCAACGcccttacaaatattaaaataaacggATGTGGGTAAAAGTGCTAAAAATGTTCTCACGCCGTGAGGAGTAAGCCTACAAAataacactcactcactcacccccACCTCATTCACGGCGACCTCCCCAATCACTCCGTCTCACAAGCATTAAGACAACGGAGAAAGGGTAAAAGGTGCCACACCTgaattaaaacacaaagaaaatgatgCAGAtgctgaaataactgcagaaggaAATGTGGTTGGCTGACCACTTTCAAAAAACGAgtgtgagccagtcaccctgttaacacattaagaacatctccctaaCATTTTTGTAAAGAAGTTAGAGAAGTCGCAAAACTTTACAACTCTAATCACATTTGTTGGAATATCACAGAGGGCAGATCTGTCGACAAGTCTGTCGTccggtctgaaaataaaacacaatctagTAAAATGTAGGGCACAGTGATCTGTAACACGCATTGGAAGGTCCTCTCACCGGTataagaagccatgcgtcatagggctgggACCAACGCGAAGATGAGTAAGGAGAATGTCATCTCCCCTGCGTGGCTGGAAGAAGGCACGCCACTGTCGCATTGGGACTTTACTAGGTGCAGTTTAGTGTCTGGCACTTCCAGCCATCTTTCTTTCCAGCGAAGCATGACTCTGCACCTCAACAGCGAGAAGGTAGCATACAGGGGGATGCCACACTTAACTGAGAATCACGAAGCGCCTCCTTGGCTGCGCCCTTTCGTTCCCCGCAATACCCATGTGCCCTGGCATCCGGCAGAAAGACGACGCCTTCCCCGGCCTTTGAAGTTGGAGAAGGGCATCTTGGATTTTCTAGACTACTTTACCGGTTGAATAGAAGCATTGCAGAGGGTGAAGGGCATTCGGAGAGTCGGAACAGACGAGCAATCTAGCAGGCATCGCACACCTCATCTGCTCACCAAGATTGCGGATAATTCGGCACCGAATACAGTGAAGTCTGTAGACAACCGAATCCTGAGGGCACTATCAGGGGAAACAACAGAGCAGCAAACGGAATCCCTCCATTTAGACCCGTTCGTGAAGACAGCTACGTAGTTGCCGTGCTCGTCTAAAATGTGGGAAAGCAACATATGAAAAGCAGAAGCAGGAGAGCAGTCTCTGCTATTTtacactaaatctaaaattactctgggccgGACTCTGCAGTAACCAGGCTGACAGATTTGAGCCTGTATGTGCCACACACCAAGAGACTCTAGCACACACTTCAAACGACCTCGTTGCCCTTGAACGTTTGACAAAGAGGCGTTACATAGGTGGACGAGCAACTGTACGGTACGCTGCTGAATTAAAAGTAGCAACGAACAAACACCCCTGACGCACTATGTGAAGTTACCGTCGGATGGTAATTGGCAGTTCACCAGCCGCAGCACAGAGAATGAGTATGGAGGTAGTCCTATAAGCTCTCGTGGACAGCCCGTTGCCCTCATGTGTGCTTCGGCTATTATACAGCATGCTGATGGTACAGTCTCTCATGGAAGATTGAGATAAGAGACCCAAGTACGATAATGGccaagtcgaaagttacaagcgaaaatcgttctaacaccactgacagtgaaatacatataCAAGTCCTGCTGATGCTGGGATTATAGGGTACGCAACATTCAGAGGTagttggtagtatggactaaaacaagtaaGACATTTCTAGGAAACATGGGTTGTaatatgcattccttaagagctatgagcagttgtcttCGCTACTGCGAAGCACATCTTTTCGAGTgagcaagtgcccatagctcttcaggtatgcattttagagcccatatttactacatttgtttcttgctttggtccgtactacctcctccaaaaatatggaaagcaaagtgcGTGGAGTACAAGAGATTTGGATCACAGTACCgataagtgctcatagctattaaggtatgtaGCTTAGAGCCCGTGGTTACTTGACATTTCTTTCgtgttttggtcaatactacctcctccaaaaatatgggaagcagcacgagggttgcccagaaagtaatccaccgcatttttttcttgaacaattcttctgaacataataataattacacacagagaagaatagtgttttatctacagatcctatttttccacataaactCCATATCGTTCTATGGCGctgtcgtgttgcagcaaaacgtcTCCCGGTTgacggaagcgcgtcttgagtattgtgaatgtgttgacatatgcttctgaattaatggtatcgCCTTTTGGCATCACATGAATGAGAATCACaacttcacagtcccagaagacagtGATCATGACCTTACGAGTGGAAGCAATTGCTTTGTATTTTTTCTTCTATAGAGAGTGGCAATGGCATCATTCGATAGACTGTCGTTTCGTTTCGGGATCAAaacggtgaacccaggtttcatcacctgtcacaatccgggacaagaaggccacCCCCTCAGCTTGAAAACGCTGCAAAAAAGTCAAGACAAACGTTTttcctgtgcgatttgtgatccaccgttagagacCGCAGGACCAATCTTGCACATACTTTTAAACTTCCAAGAATGCGGATAATTGCACCAACGCTTCCTTTGctaattgacagatgcagcgccaaatgccgaatcgtaatgcgtctgtcctcgtgaATGAAAACATCAGCTCGCAAcatgccttctgatgacctcactctgcgtgcccagcgactaactgtacctcTGTCGACATCAGATGCTCCATGGACCTtgtacaagtgtttgtgaatattccccaaagtttctttctctgcagtgtgaaattcaatgacgacacgtttcctgtaacgtacgtcacctactaacgtcattttgaaactgccctgcagctacgctatctgtcggaaatgaCAGAAATATTGCGAGctcgctcaggagacttcagataaaacatgcgtaacgtttcgcattcgtaccaTTGTTTTAGGCTGAGAAAAAaccctgggcaaccctcgtaacagtagaagagatttggaTCACAGTAtcgataagtgctcatagctctttggATCCCACGTTTATTagatatttttatcttattttggtccgtactaccacctctgaaagttgcctaccctgcaTTCTTAgaaagccgttgtggccgagcggttctaagcgcttcagtccggaaccatgcggctgctacggtcgcaggttcgaatcttgcctcgagcatggatgtgtgtgatgtccttaggttagttaggtttaagtagttctaagtctaggggactgatgacttaagatgtaaagtcccatagtactcagtgtcatttgaactatttgaacctgcaatcttagcaacaacactatCGTTACAAatctaactttcgactcggtcgtttccggaacatggtcccttacctcaaactgatttaCCCTTCTCCGCCATCCCTGCAAGCTCGTAACGTCAACATGAAACCACGgtgtaggtacactactggccattaaaattgctacaccacgaagatgacgcgaaatttaaccgacaggaaaaagatgctgtgatatgcaaatgattagcttttcagagcattcacacgagcttggcgccggtggcaacacctgcaacgtgctgacatgaggaaagtttccaactgatttctcatacacaaattgcagttaaccgacgttgcctggtgaaatgttgttgtgacgcttcgtgtaaggagggaaaatgcgttccatcacgtttccgactttgataaaggtcggattgtagcctatcgcgattgcggtttatcgtatcgctagattgctgctcgcgatggtcgagatccaatgactgttagaataatatggaatcggtgggttcaggagggtaatacggaacggcatgctggatcacaacggcctcgtatcagtagccgtcgagatgacaggcatgttatccgcatggctgtaacggatcgtgcagctacgtatcgatccctgagtcaacagatgacgtcgtttgcaagacgacaaccatctgcacgaacagttcgacgacgtttgtaggagcatggactatcagctcggagaccacggctgcggttacccttgacgctgcatcacagacagcagcgcctgcgatggtgtactcaacgacgaacctaggtgcacgaatggcaaaacgtcattttttcggataaatccaggttctgtttacagcatcatgatggtcgcatccgtgtttggcgacatctcggtgaacgcacattggaagcgtgtattcgtcatcgccatactggcgtatcacccggcctgatggtatggggtgccattgattacacgcctcggtcacctcttgttcgcattgacggcactttgaacagtggacgttacatttcagatgtgttacgacccgtggctttacccttcattcgatcccttcgaaaccttacatttcagcaggataatgcacgaccgcatgttgcaggtcctgtacggacctttctggatacagaaaatgttcgactgctgccccggccagcacattctgcagatccctcaccaactgaaaacgtctggttaatggtggccgagcaagtggctcgtcacaatacgccagacactactcttgatgaactgtggaatcgtgttgaaactgcatgggcagctgttcctgtagacACCATcctagttctgtttgactcaatgcccaggcgtatcatggccgttattacggcgagaggaggttgttctgggtactgatttctcaggatctatgcgcccaaattgcatgaaaacgtaatcacatgtcagttctagtataatatatttgtccagtgaatatctgtttatcatctgcatttcttcttggtgtagcaattttaatcgctagTAGTGTACAGACGAAAGGGGCCAATATGGACAGTGAGACAAGTAAACAATCGTAAAAAGAGTAGGTCTGGAAATCGGTGTTCCACACACCCTTCATCCGAAAGGGCACTGACCCTGGCAGGCGGACGAACAaagtttttatgttaaaatttctcAAAATTCTCCCTGTTTTATGTGACAGGCTGTCGGCATGCAGTGGAAGAGGGAGTGATGCAGCAGTGGACGGCTGTACGGGAGGAGAGGCACTCACTGTAGTTGGGCAGGCCCGCCCAGTCGTCGCCATCGCCGTTGCCGTTGCCGTTGCCGTTGTCCTCCAGCCGCCTGCGGGCGCGCAGCCGCACGTAGTCGCAGCGGTAGTGCACCGACCGCAGGAAGTACTCCAGGTCCTCCCTGGACACGGACTGCGCGCGCGGGAACGCCCTGCACTCCTCCACCACGCTCCTCCCCTGCGTAGGAAATAAACACAAACGTGGCAGAGGGAACCGATATATTCTATTCctactatactctgttcatcataagaataaacttggTGTCTAAAACTCGAAGATATAAACAACAGGGAAGCCTTGTATCCCGGAACTTGCCCTGAGTGATTACCACTTTTCTCCCGAACTGAAAGATATTTTTGGACGGAAAGCACTACGAAAATGACAACGAACTGAAAGAGGACGTGAGGTACTGGTTCGACAACTTGGTGGCACGTCAGTGTGCAGCGTGCGACGTAGCAAATTATTAAGAGTTGTCATCTCGCACTGAAAGCAGAGCTTGCCATGGAGCCAGGAAAAGAGCAGATATCGGTTCTCACGCTCTGACGCTGGCTACTGGGCCTGCGAACCGTGTAGTTGCCTAACGGTGCGTGCTGTAAGTTACGTATACTCTCTATGAAattgaagaagtactattaaatattaatcgatctcTTTCACACTCAGTATACCAAATTCTATTGATATCACAACCATACAGTTAAAATTCCAAATCAATAGCTTCAATACTTCCGAAGATATAAGCTTTCACCTGAAACACATAATAACCGTGCTGGAATTGTGAAACTGAGTTAGGGGTTGAAAAAATGGTTccattgactctgagcactatgggactcaacttctgaggtcatcagtcccctagaaattagaactatttaaacctaacttaaggacatcacacatatccatgcccgaggcaggattcgagactgcgaccgtagaggtcgcgcggttccagactgaagcgcctagaaccgctcggccaccgcggccggccgaacattatgagttagaggccgtattatattcatctatagtatcacCTGATACTACAACCAAGGGGATTGGTTCATATTATAcaattttctggaattttatttaatttcattaccACATATTTTTGAGGTAATAAAAAGTACTTTGGGAAGTTATTGATTCATATTCTTTTGGTagtgtgagtgttttggagagacggagagagtgaatggaggacatacgtaaAGTAAGAATGTAAGATTTTGTTAATACTATGTAAATGTTTGGccagccggagttgccgagcggttctaggtgctacagtctggaaccatgcgaccgctgcagtcgcaggttcgaatcctgcctcgggcatggatgtgtctgctgtccttaggttagttaggtttaagtaggtctaagttctacgggactgatgacctccgaagttaagtcacatagtgctcagagccatttgatacatttgttcgtcaacgctgcttttgtctGTTAAACCAGTATCTACAGTCGCCGAGTGACATggcagacaacctgaaacctacCCAGGTAGGGGGAATGATATTTAGAGGATAGTGAGAGACCAACCAGCCCCGCCACAAGCGCAACGACAAATGTTTAAATTCTAACGGTGActacatacaaaacaaaaaaagtgtgaaaatatgTTGTAAACTAAGTTTTCATTCGCACCTAGAATAGATATGTCTGGAGAAACAAACGGTCTTCAACATTAAAATGACTCTCGTATTAACATACATCGTCACAGCGAAAACACAAGCGTCTTCTCACGCAGAACGACGCAGCTAATGTTGACGTGGATGCGGAAGGGGTCATCCGACTTCACGAGAGGCAGCGCTCTCCACCGGCCGTTGTCGGCGTTATTTGTCTCGCAAACCATGCAGTTCCTTTAAGAAAATGCGCGCTCGTAAAACAGCTGCGTTAAATCTGTTAGTGATTGTTGAAGAAGAACGGAGAAAAAAGCGAAGAATATTCTGGACCCTTCGATGGTTTCATTAGCGAATTGCATGTAGAGATACAATACATAATGCTGTACAAGGATCTGAGATACGTACTATGTTCAGCGAaagaataaacctaatgtaaacattacgccatgtattcttccacgtttggtTGAGTCTCATTGGATTTCGCTTCACATGGAGCGAAAGCCAAGCTgcgaccagtacagtcaagtacgaacataaggatacgttttattctgtgttacacgcacatagactCAGCGATAATGGGGGACAACAGTTTTACTGgtgcattaaacttggacagcactggccatccAGCGGtacaactaacctgcaatgatgcgagcagttgcagttcaggcgTAAAAAGAGACAggaaaagaaacaatatagcttcgaatgtcatttaatttttaaagagaatgaaataatattgggAGAAACTCCAGCACGGCCGCGCGCTTCTTACGTGAACACGCGGGTTCTCATATGacttagtattctaattacaaacaagagaatAATTTTTCTGAGTGAGCTAAATGTgacgcaaaagcatactgcagtgatttcaccgcactgttgaatactgaagccactgaaagtattgggttcaaatggctctaagcgctatgggacttaacatctatggtcatcattcccctagaacttaaacctaactaacctaaggacatcacacaacacccagtcatcacgaggcagagaaaatccctgaccccgccaggaatcgaacccgggaacccgggcgtgggaaacgagaacactGAAAGTATTAATTGCAGCCagttgtctggtaatctcttaactacttccttatccgaatccaagAAATTCGTTTCAGTTCTTGAAGCGTCACCTGCTAcgctgataacgagcctatcaacaatagAGTCCACGAAACCAACCAGGCGCCGCATTTGATCTtcctttatgacgagccgttccatatcccgccagcgttcggcagtgacatgtgaaaaacctGCAGTttaacagtctttttacttctcgggccaaatgccgcagcttggctccagatcagttctgttgggttcatattgtaatgtacggtagaaatgtaaaaatgcagcatttgtatgatgtgttcgatgctgtgaaaatgattgttcctCATGTTtatacgatacttatctacctctgaggTATAAAACGATAGACATGGTCCAAATAAAGAGGCTTTggcttttcatttttgctttaaaaaaaataagCGTATGTTTTCTTAATTCAAGCAACTTTTATGAAcagctttcataaaacatcgatagttaagaatttgtatttgaaatgaaaacaggaatttcgtgtCCAATATATAATCAGAAACAAAAAacatgcattattcataaaaaatgatgacgaGTTATATAATTACGAGATATAGGTATTTCAAATTCAAGGATAaaaaaatgatattgcggagatttGAACCATCGAGTCACGAATTGTGGTAGATTTTCATTCCTTCACGCTACCGATTGCACTACACGTAAGATTAGGGTAAATATATCGACTGTATTACATAAAGTGGCTCGGAAAACTTCGAAGCCGATTATcttcgtaaatttatgaaaaacgttaagaacagcctatttctcggcactcttGAACCGTATTCCACGCGCCTGTTTCACTACGAAACCGAAAGCAACCTCAGCCATTTTCACACTGCGCATTAACATTGCGACAACCAGAGCACAACATTGTAGAgggtgtgactgtacacgatttctgaaataaaaactatgtagctaaagcgtgattaagaaaaacgttgatggctgttaacagacttgaatatcttaaagtttcatttaacgtaacttagtaatactaTATCTAGTACATAAGTagcataacaacaccagtgtacgtgtgctacggcttctgaccaatcatcgcgtttgtttttgtttacatcaggttattGTTATGATAAACGGATTATAGTAGAAGTTATTCGGTACCTCAACTGAATTTGCATCCCACTTCCGGTTTTAAATTGAATATGGTTAAGGTATAGTGTCTAATGTCAGTTTGCGGATGCATAATATCCCATGTTGTATTGACTACCAGCACActgaaataacatattttctctcataTGTTTCAAGATCGAGATCAtttcgtaatttcatttgaatggaagaggagattttttCGAAGCTGCTCACCATCATTGGAAAAGATAATTACCGGCAAGATACAAACATAAACTAGTCCATAAACCCTAAGATGGGTATACATACTTCActgaaagtttcataatagcaaaaacttccagtgTGTAACATTCGTTTACTTTCAGATGTAGACTGGCAGTTACGTTAAGTTTTGTGGCAactggggaaacattccagtcgttggcctttgcaacaagaattgcatcaaattcattatttataataaataacatcgaatttGATATAATACTTATATTAATAAGAATAAGAAAGATCGAAAGCCTTATAGAAAACGAAATGTTAAAAAATAACTGTCACTTCTGTTGTCACAACACATAAGCTCACAATGCTACATCTTCCACATAGCTACGGTTTTTCGGTATATGGTACATATCGTCTAAACACTGCATCTGCAAGATGCTTTTCTCATAGAGCGTCAATGTGCCGTAACATTCAGACGATATACATTCGTAGTACataagttataacaataaaaacatcAACTAC is drawn from Schistocerca gregaria isolate iqSchGreg1 chromosome 3, iqSchGreg1.2, whole genome shotgun sequence and contains these coding sequences:
- the LOC126355783 gene encoding uncharacterized protein LOC126355783 isoform X2; its protein translation is MSNVPRSDPIPIPARRGEEYFVPWRQFSKGRSVVEECRAFPRAQSVSREDLEYFLRSVHYRCDYVRLRARRRLEDNGNGNGNGDGDDWAGLPNYS